The following proteins come from a genomic window of Proteinivorax hydrogeniformans:
- a CDS encoding stage II sporulation protein M, whose protein sequence is MLVEIYKRQWELFKKHYAKPTALIALISIVIAFFSFFVLMVFQDLLIEITDELFMHFEELGVNPNTSHSDLFLIVLVNNLRVSAFMVLLGFIPIIVLPAVSGVVTSISVSMILALFNTFDLYPVQTLIYGILPHGIIELFAIYLAGGIGVFLSLNMFKKIFSSKRAEINIGIIIKDSIISYLIVVAPLIILAAVIEGFVTPVLIDNFHPSL, encoded by the coding sequence TTGTTGGTAGAAATATACAAAAGACAATGGGAACTTTTTAAAAAACATTACGCTAAACCAACGGCATTAATTGCTTTAATCTCTATAGTTATAGCTTTTTTTAGTTTTTTTGTTTTGATGGTATTTCAAGACTTATTAATTGAAATAACTGACGAATTATTTATGCATTTTGAAGAGTTAGGTGTTAATCCAAACACCAGCCACTCAGATTTATTCTTAATTGTACTGGTAAATAATCTAAGGGTTTCAGCATTTATGGTCCTGCTAGGTTTTATACCTATAATTGTGTTGCCTGCAGTAAGCGGTGTTGTAACTAGTATTTCTGTAAGTATGATTCTTGCACTTTTTAACACCTTTGATTTATACCCTGTGCAAACGCTAATATACGGAATACTACCCCATGGGATAATCGAGCTGTTTGCAATATATCTAGCCGGTGGTATAGGTGTTTTCTTGAGTTTGAATATGTTTAAAAAAATATTTTCCTCAAAAAGAGCTGAAATCAACATCGGTATAATTATTAAAGACTCGATAATTAGTTATTTGATAGTTGTAGCCCCCCTTATTATTTTAGCTGCAGTTATCGAAGGTTTTGTAACTCCTGTGTTAATAGATAATTTTCATCCTAGCTTATAA
- a CDS encoding DegV family protein: MSIKIITDSASDIPNELAVKHDIEVIPLIVNLDDKEYLDGESIQPEEVYTAIKNGKRPSSTQVPPSDFEDIFDKYAIEGRECLYIAFSSKLSGTCQTGKMVAEKINEKYNKKLIHVYDTLCGAVGQGLVALKAAKLANEKAKLEEIIKTVKFYSSHMEHIFTIDDLNHLHKGGRLSQGEAFLGSLLKIKPILHVKQGEMIPFEKIRGKTKALRRIVEIMEERGTYVKNQIIGISHANDLKTALKLKEMIKEKLGHEKFMINIVGGVLGCHIGLGGVAVFFLNEDPSTELAKT; the protein is encoded by the coding sequence ATGTCTATTAAAATTATAACTGACAGCGCCAGCGATATTCCTAACGAGTTAGCTGTTAAGCACGACATAGAAGTCATTCCTTTAATCGTTAATTTAGATGACAAGGAGTACCTAGATGGTGAGTCAATTCAGCCAGAGGAAGTATATACTGCTATTAAAAATGGCAAAAGACCATCATCAACACAGGTGCCTCCTTCAGACTTTGAAGATATTTTTGACAAATATGCTATCGAAGGCAGAGAATGTTTATATATCGCTTTTTCCTCTAAGCTGTCTGGGACATGTCAAACGGGGAAAATGGTAGCTGAGAAAATCAACGAAAAATACAATAAAAAATTAATTCATGTTTACGATACTTTATGCGGGGCAGTGGGGCAGGGACTTGTAGCCCTTAAGGCAGCAAAGCTAGCAAATGAAAAAGCTAAGTTAGAAGAAATAATAAAAACTGTCAAATTCTATTCAAGCCATATGGAACATATTTTCACCATAGATGATTTAAATCACCTTCATAAAGGTGGTCGCTTAAGTCAAGGAGAAGCTTTTTTAGGAAGCTTGTTGAAAATAAAACCTATCCTACACGTCAAACAAGGTGAAATGATTCCTTTTGAAAAAATAAGAGGTAAAACAAAAGCGCTTAGACGAATAGTGGAAATAATGGAAGAAAGGGGTACCTATGTAAAGAATCAGATTATAGGCATAAGCCACGCCAACGATTTAAAAACCGCTTTAAAGCTTAAAGAGATGATAAAAGAAAAGCTAGGTCATGAAAAATTTATGATTAATATAGTAGGCGGAGTGTTAGGCTGTCATATCGGCTTAGGAGGAGTAGCGGTGTTCTTCTTAAATGAAGATCCTAGCACTGAACTAGCTAAAACATAA
- a CDS encoding ATP-binding protein, with translation MKSEKSKIQGIVKELVSNSLNAEAEEINVTINNKRDYTKITVSDDGKGMNEKILDEVNGILNQPRRDELEEYYGDLAGNTGSASGLNIVSMLVDKGQAASKREVGTKISVLRKK, from the coding sequence TTGAAATCTGAAAAAAGTAAAATACAAGGAATTGTAAAAGAATTAGTAAGCAATTCTTTAAATGCAGAGGCAGAAGAAATAAACGTAACCATTAACAATAAAAGAGATTATACCAAAATTACAGTATCCGACGACGGTAAAGGAATGAATGAGAAAATCTTAGATGAAGTAAATGGAATCTTAAACCAACCACGGCGAGACGAGTTAGAGGAATACTATGGGGACCTTGCTGGAAACACAGGTTCTGCTTCGGGGTTAAATATAGTTAGCATGCTTGTGGATAAAGGCCAGGCAGCTTCTAAAAGAGAAGTAGGCACAAAAATATCGGTGCTTAGAAAGAAGTAA
- a CDS encoding ferritin family protein: protein MELDLVVENQLGATRGTALEEAVDANFAGENTEVGWYLAAARQAQREGYPEIAEVLKTIAMEEADHAARFGELNGEISTSTKDNLEFALTGEQKSNKMKKEAATKAKEIGNDPAHDVFDETAKDEGRHARALEGLLERYF from the coding sequence ATGGAACTTGACTTAGTAGTCGAAAATCAACTCGGTGCAACAAGAGGCACAGCTTTAGAGGAAGCGGTTGATGCAAATTTTGCCGGAGAAAATACAGAAGTAGGCTGGTACCTAGCCGCTGCAAGACAAGCGCAAAGAGAGGGCTATCCTGAAATTGCTGAAGTACTAAAAACTATTGCTATGGAAGAGGCAGATCACGCTGCTAGATTCGGAGAGCTAAACGGAGAAATTTCCACAAGTACCAAAGACAACTTAGAGTTCGCTTTAACTGGAGAACAAAAATCAAATAAAATGAAAAAAGAAGCAGCCACAAAAGCCAAGGAAATTGGTAATGACCCAGCTCACGACGTTTTTGATGAAACTGCCAAAGACGAAGGAAGACATGCTAGAGCTTTAGAAGGTTTGTTAGAAAGGTACTTTTAA
- a CDS encoding YerC/YecD family TrpR-related protein, giving the protein MHLDKLGKKHITQLFNAMLKLEDVDECYSFFEDLCTVNEVKSLAQRFEVAKMLKEGHTYNKIEEATGASTATISRVKRCLDYGEGGYNLILDRLEKEE; this is encoded by the coding sequence TTGCATCTTGATAAACTAGGTAAAAAGCATATAACACAACTTTTTAATGCGATGTTGAAGCTAGAAGATGTAGACGAATGCTATAGTTTTTTTGAGGATTTATGTACAGTAAATGAAGTTAAATCCTTAGCTCAGCGTTTTGAGGTGGCTAAAATGCTAAAAGAAGGGCATACTTACAATAAAATTGAAGAAGCTACCGGCGCTAGCACTGCCACTATAAGTCGAGTAAAAAGATGCTTAGACTATGGTGAAGGAGGATATAATTTAATATTAGATAGGTTGGAAAAAGAGGAATAA
- the pcrA gene encoding DNA helicase PcrA: MEILQNLNPEQKEGVKITEGPLLLIAGAGSGKTRVLTHRIAYIIEKQKAKPWEILAITFTNKAAKEMKERVADLVYGSEDMWISTFHAACVRILRREAKHLGYNNNFNIYDTSDKMKIIKDCAKELDIDTKKFTPRSIASAISKAKNQLITAKDYVGHNFHEKQVEKVYKMYDRRVKANNAMDFDDLIFETVRLFRQHPDILERYQNQFKYIMVDEYQDTNHSQYILVNFLAKGHRNICVVGDDDQSIYLFRGADVANILDFEKDYPDAKVIKLERNYRSTQCILNAANEVIKNNEGRKGKNLWTENCEGEKPVFYHATDHIDEIQFMADEINKEQAKGRKLSDCTILIRANALTRSIEEVLLKRGIPYQIFAGTEFFNRKEIKDVMAYLSVISNPSDDLSLTRIINVPKRGIGNKTVERLMAVADQKNKTLYDVLKEDAEQIVSRGKDKIKQLVMLIENLREMSQYLNVTDLLDETVNRSGYRTMLQSDKTEESKIRLENIEELFTVTKEFDNTHGGSLDEFLQQNSLASDADESQIEDSVKIMTLHSAKGLEFPVVFMAGFEEKLFPHIRSMEDPQELQEERRLCYVGITRAKEKLYITAAQSRALYGRVERHKISRFLEEIPQNLIEDKSTNKYSMDNLYSRKGPQKANLGGFSMPQKQNTNITYRVGMLVEHKKFGQGIITEIKALGDDQGVTINFEKAGSKTLMASFAPLEVLEG, translated from the coding sequence ATGGAGATTTTACAAAACTTAAACCCAGAACAAAAAGAGGGAGTTAAAATAACCGAAGGACCACTACTTCTCATAGCTGGGGCTGGAAGTGGGAAAACCAGGGTGCTGACCCACAGAATAGCATATATAATCGAAAAACAAAAAGCTAAGCCGTGGGAGATACTAGCAATCACCTTTACCAATAAAGCGGCTAAAGAAATGAAAGAAAGGGTTGCAGACCTAGTGTATGGGAGTGAGGATATGTGGATATCAACCTTTCACGCCGCCTGCGTTAGGATACTGCGCCGTGAGGCAAAACACTTAGGCTACAATAATAATTTTAACATCTATGATACATCGGATAAGATGAAAATAATTAAAGACTGCGCTAAAGAGCTGGACATAGACACAAAGAAATTCACACCTAGGTCTATTGCGTCAGCTATCAGCAAAGCGAAAAACCAGTTGATAACAGCTAAAGACTATGTGGGCCATAATTTCCATGAAAAGCAAGTGGAAAAAGTATATAAGATGTATGACAGAAGAGTTAAAGCAAATAACGCTATGGATTTTGACGATTTAATTTTTGAGACCGTACGCCTTTTTAGACAACATCCTGATATTTTAGAGCGCTATCAAAATCAGTTTAAGTATATAATGGTGGATGAATATCAAGATACCAACCATAGTCAGTATATACTAGTAAACTTTTTAGCTAAAGGTCATAGAAATATCTGCGTAGTAGGTGACGATGATCAATCCATTTACTTATTTAGAGGTGCTGATGTTGCCAACATCTTAGACTTTGAAAAGGATTATCCTGATGCTAAGGTCATAAAGCTGGAAAGAAACTACCGCTCCACACAATGTATCTTAAATGCTGCCAACGAAGTAATAAAAAATAACGAAGGCAGAAAAGGCAAAAATCTATGGACTGAAAACTGTGAAGGTGAAAAGCCGGTTTTTTATCATGCAACAGACCATATTGATGAGATTCAATTTATGGCAGATGAAATTAATAAAGAACAGGCTAAGGGAAGAAAGCTGTCAGATTGCACTATATTGATAAGAGCTAACGCTCTTACCCGTTCCATCGAAGAAGTGCTGCTAAAAAGAGGAATCCCCTATCAAATTTTCGCAGGGACAGAGTTCTTTAACCGTAAAGAAATAAAAGATGTCATGGCTTACCTGTCAGTTATTTCAAATCCATCTGATGACCTAAGCTTAACAAGAATAATAAATGTACCTAAACGGGGTATAGGAAATAAAACAGTGGAACGTTTAATGGCGGTAGCTGATCAAAAAAACAAAACTCTTTATGATGTGTTAAAGGAAGACGCTGAGCAAATAGTATCAAGAGGAAAAGATAAAATAAAGCAACTAGTTATGCTGATAGAAAACTTAAGGGAAATGTCCCAATATCTTAATGTCACAGATCTTTTAGACGAAACGGTTAACCGTAGTGGGTACAGAACCATGCTACAATCTGACAAAACTGAAGAATCCAAAATAAGACTAGAGAATATAGAAGAGTTATTTACAGTTACCAAAGAGTTTGACAACACTCACGGTGGTAGCTTAGACGAGTTCTTGCAACAAAACTCATTAGCTTCCGACGCCGATGAAAGCCAAATAGAAGATAGCGTTAAAATAATGACCCTTCACAGTGCTAAAGGTCTTGAATTCCCTGTTGTGTTTATGGCGGGGTTTGAGGAAAAGCTTTTCCCTCACATCAGATCTATGGAGGACCCTCAGGAGCTCCAAGAAGAACGTAGATTGTGTTATGTAGGGATAACTAGAGCTAAGGAAAAGTTATATATAACAGCGGCACAAAGTAGAGCTTTATACGGTAGAGTGGAAAGGCATAAAATTTCAAGATTTTTAGAAGAAATCCCTCAAAATCTTATTGAAGATAAAAGCACTAATAAATACTCCATGGACAATTTGTACAGCCGAAAAGGTCCACAAAAAGCTAACTTAGGTGGGTTTAGCATGCCCCAAAAACAAAATACAAATATAACCTATAGAGTCGGAATGCTAGTGGAGCATAAAAAATTCGGGCAGGGTATAATAACAGAAATAAAAGCATTAGGCGATGATCAAGGAGTTACAATAAACTTTGAAAAAGCAGGGTCTAAAACCTTGATGGCTAGCTTTGCGCCTTTGGAAGTATTAGAGGGGTAG
- a CDS encoding DUF1576 domain-containing protein, with product MKKLWSLDYIRVKDNIKELVTLFYLLGLLLLGLVMQAPSELLEGLKTILTTEGLLISDYMEIGGVGPTLVNGSIVGLIGYSLVKLSKVTFNGPILAALFTMVGFGFFGKNIYSVLPIIAGVFVYSRIRKESFKTFLLPALFGTALAPLVTQIIFGFGWGVLPGVFFGILAGIIVPPLASHLLKTHNGFNIYNIGFTAGFVGLLFTSILRSFGHDSQAVLYWGEDFNTISIAIFGTMFISMIIIGIALNKGKLRDYLEIVKHPGTLATDFVSLGGFANSLMNMGFVGVIGISYVLMVGGDLNGPTIGGLMTMVGFAAFGKHPKNITPIMLGVFLGTLVTSFEANQPGPILAALFGTTLAPLAGQYGPAIGVLAGFVHLSVVTNVGVLHGGVNLYNNGFSGGFVAIIFVALLGAFKNNR from the coding sequence ATGAAAAAATTATGGAGTTTAGATTATATTAGGGTAAAAGATAACATAAAAGAATTAGTAACACTCTTTTATCTACTAGGATTATTACTCTTAGGATTGGTTATGCAGGCACCATCAGAGCTTTTGGAGGGACTAAAGACTATTCTTACAACAGAGGGGCTTTTAATTAGTGATTACATGGAAATCGGAGGTGTAGGACCAACCTTAGTAAATGGTTCCATTGTAGGGCTAATAGGGTATAGTCTCGTTAAACTAAGTAAAGTTACATTTAACGGACCTATATTAGCTGCACTTTTCACAATGGTGGGTTTCGGCTTTTTTGGTAAAAACATATATTCAGTGCTACCGATAATCGCAGGAGTATTTGTTTACAGCAGAATACGTAAAGAATCTTTTAAAACTTTTTTACTTCCGGCCCTTTTCGGTACAGCTTTAGCACCTTTAGTTACTCAAATTATCTTTGGGTTCGGATGGGGAGTTTTGCCTGGGGTCTTTTTTGGGATTTTAGCTGGAATTATTGTGCCACCTCTAGCATCTCACTTGCTAAAAACCCATAATGGTTTCAATATATATAATATTGGTTTTACAGCGGGTTTTGTAGGACTTCTTTTCACCTCTATTCTTAGAAGTTTTGGTCATGACAGTCAGGCTGTTCTATACTGGGGGGAAGATTTTAACACAATTTCTATAGCAATCTTTGGAACAATGTTTATTTCTATGATAATAATAGGGATAGCGTTAAATAAAGGAAAATTGAGGGATTATCTTGAAATAGTAAAACACCCCGGTACACTAGCAACTGATTTTGTATCTTTAGGTGGTTTTGCAAACTCACTAATGAATATGGGGTTTGTAGGTGTTATCGGGATTAGCTATGTATTAATGGTCGGGGGAGACTTAAACGGCCCTACAATTGGTGGTTTAATGACTATGGTAGGCTTTGCAGCTTTTGGAAAACATCCTAAAAACATAACTCCTATTATGCTTGGTGTGTTTTTAGGAACTTTAGTGACATCTTTTGAGGCAAATCAGCCTGGCCCGATATTGGCGGCTTTGTTTGGAACTACTTTAGCTCCATTAGCAGGACAGTATGGACCTGCCATCGGCGTTCTTGCAGGGTTTGTTCACCTTTCAGTAGTTACCAACGTAGGGGTATTGCATGGTGGCGTAAACCTATACAACAACGGGTTTTCAGGTGGTTTTGTAGCCATTATATTTGTGGCTTTACTTGGTGCATTTAAAAATAATCGATAA
- a CDS encoding ATP-grasp domain-containing protein, producing the protein MKIAIVYNRESQAVINLFGVPNREKYGMETILKIKNALIKGGHQVKTFEGDKNIIQKLEDFMPSVISGERPGLVFNLSYGIQGSGRYMHIPGILEMLGIPYVGSGPETHAMALDKVVTKMILLQKGLPTPKFAVLENPQQEMKEKLRYPLIIKPKDEAVSFGIRVVNSEEELRQGAQIIYDAFNTATLVEEYIEGREVNVGLLGNNPTVALEPVELKFGEGPQIYTYEDKTSPTGKRIEKVCPAPLSTEQSEKIKKIAIDAFKALDCFDSARVDFRIDKDGNPYILELNSMASLGETGSYVFAADKCGLDYNLLINKLIEVASQRYFKATATAKLNDISSTDSEIFDYITQNRDKLENQLKSWTNMPTWTSDPVGLSVILRKLEKRLNRLGLSKNEEDVDNRSCWLWESANKLDGGTLIVVPLDIPGTKKGFPVSFRKAQEWLYGEGVASTRSGLMCTLGALDALTKVNEIGNKKIGVFFYGDEGRDMRYSNSWLRKISKRAKNVIVMHPGYKAGKIVDQRRGVMKYSMSMEGDPHRIGKQKLDVLTYFLQKADKVVELSKPEKKLTVALTDIEPESYSVLLPHSVKATFTVTFIDENMANIVDFKIKETLKSDKKIRTYVERIAYRPPFLQNGHSNDISVKLKKLSEKWKLPFGVESSLLTSPAGELASPNSSICGFAPYGKDLYTPNEAVHRGEFLQRTLLLALFLLEQ; encoded by the coding sequence ATGAAAATTGCCATTGTATACAATAGGGAAAGTCAGGCAGTTATTAACCTATTTGGTGTGCCAAACCGTGAAAAGTATGGCATGGAAACTATTTTAAAGATTAAAAATGCACTTATTAAAGGTGGCCATCAAGTAAAAACTTTTGAAGGAGACAAAAACATAATTCAAAAGTTGGAAGATTTTATGCCGTCTGTAATATCAGGAGAGCGACCAGGTCTTGTATTTAACTTAAGTTATGGGATACAAGGTAGCGGACGATATATGCATATCCCTGGGATTTTAGAGATGCTTGGCATACCCTACGTAGGTTCAGGGCCTGAAACTCATGCAATGGCTTTAGATAAAGTAGTTACGAAAATGATTTTGCTACAAAAAGGTCTGCCTACACCTAAATTTGCTGTGCTTGAAAACCCTCAACAAGAGATGAAGGAAAAGCTTAGGTATCCCCTTATCATTAAGCCCAAGGATGAGGCAGTTTCATTTGGTATAAGGGTAGTCAATTCCGAAGAAGAATTAAGACAAGGGGCTCAGATTATTTATGATGCATTCAATACAGCAACTTTAGTGGAAGAGTATATTGAGGGTAGAGAGGTTAATGTAGGTCTGTTAGGAAATAACCCTACCGTAGCTTTAGAACCTGTTGAGTTGAAGTTTGGGGAAGGCCCCCAAATATATACCTACGAGGACAAAACCAGTCCAACAGGTAAAAGAATAGAGAAGGTATGTCCAGCTCCATTAAGTACAGAACAAAGCGAAAAAATTAAAAAGATAGCTATTGATGCCTTTAAGGCGCTAGACTGTTTTGATAGCGCAAGGGTTGACTTTAGAATAGATAAAGATGGAAACCCTTATATATTAGAACTAAACTCCATGGCTAGCTTAGGAGAAACAGGATCTTATGTATTTGCAGCTGACAAATGTGGGTTGGACTATAATTTACTAATTAACAAGCTAATTGAAGTTGCTTCTCAAAGGTACTTTAAAGCTACAGCAACAGCTAAACTTAATGATATTAGCAGCACTGACTCTGAAATCTTTGACTATATAACCCAAAACAGAGATAAATTAGAAAATCAGCTAAAAAGTTGGACCAATATGCCCACATGGACTAGCGACCCTGTAGGTCTTAGTGTTATACTGCGCAAGCTTGAAAAAAGACTTAACAGATTAGGGTTATCAAAAAATGAAGAAGATGTTGATAACCGCTCTTGCTGGTTATGGGAAAGTGCTAACAAGCTAGATGGAGGAACGCTAATAGTAGTTCCTTTAGACATACCAGGAACAAAAAAAGGTTTTCCAGTATCATTTAGAAAAGCTCAGGAGTGGCTCTATGGCGAAGGGGTAGCTTCTACAAGAAGTGGCCTTATGTGCACTTTAGGAGCGTTAGATGCTTTAACAAAGGTGAACGAGATAGGAAACAAAAAAATTGGTGTTTTCTTCTATGGAGATGAAGGGCGAGATATGCGATACAGCAACTCATGGTTAAGAAAGATAAGTAAGAGAGCAAAAAATGTGATAGTTATGCATCCCGGGTATAAAGCCGGTAAAATCGTAGATCAAAGAAGAGGAGTTATGAAATACTCCATGAGTATGGAAGGGGATCCTCACCGTATAGGAAAACAAAAACTAGATGTGTTAACATATTTTCTGCAAAAAGCTGATAAAGTTGTGGAGCTAAGTAAGCCAGAGAAAAAGTTGACAGTGGCTTTAACTGATATTGAACCAGAAAGTTATAGTGTATTACTTCCTCATAGCGTAAAAGCAACCTTTACTGTAACTTTTATAGACGAAAATATGGCTAACATAGTGGACTTTAAAATCAAAGAAACACTAAAGTCAGACAAAAAGATTAGGACATACGTCGAGCGTATAGCCTATCGTCCCCCATTTTTGCAAAACGGACATTCAAATGATATAAGTGTTAAACTAAAAAAACTATCAGAAAAATGGAAGTTACCCTTCGGTGTTGAGTCTAGCTTATTAACCTCACCAGCTGGAGAGCTAGCATCCCCTAATTCATCTATCTGTGGTTTTGCTCCCTATGGAAAGGACTTATATACACCAAATGAAGCAGTACATCGTGGAGAGTTTTTGCAACGAACATTACTGCTAGCTCTATTTTTACTAGAACAATAA
- a CDS encoding ribonuclease H-like YkuK family protein: protein MSIKSITHGDVSFKQVCKLITDYIKADLHQDYELTIGTDSQNSNSTKAVIVIALRRIGKGGIFFYDIKRVKKITNIKKKIYYETSLSLDVAQKLMKYLDVNNLPYSLSIHVDIGKNGPTSEMIPEIVGWVRGCGFDCEIKPEATTASAIANKYSK, encoded by the coding sequence ATGTCAATAAAAAGTATAACCCACGGTGATGTATCTTTTAAACAGGTATGTAAGCTAATTACAGATTATATCAAGGCGGATTTGCATCAAGATTATGAGTTAACAATAGGGACAGACTCACAAAACTCAAATTCAACCAAAGCTGTAATAGTTATCGCTCTAAGAAGAATTGGGAAAGGCGGTATCTTCTTTTACGATATTAAACGGGTAAAGAAAATAACCAACATCAAAAAGAAAATATACTATGAAACAAGCTTGTCCTTAGATGTGGCTCAAAAACTAATGAAGTATCTTGACGTAAATAATCTGCCATATAGCCTGAGTATCCATGTTGATATCGGGAAAAACGGACCTACATCAGAAATGATTCCAGAGATTGTAGGATGGGTTAGAGGTTGTGGGTTTGACTGCGAAATAAAACCAGAAGCTACAACGGCTTCAGCCATAGCAAATAAATACTCTAAGTAA
- the trpS gene encoding tryptophan--tRNA ligase: MTKKKVIFSGAQPTGVLTLGNYLGAIQNWKSFEDTYNCLYSIVDLHSLTVRNNPKEFKNACLSLLAQYLACGLNPDKNTIFFQSHVPQHSELAWILNCNTYMGELNRMTQFKDKSAQHKDNINAGLFTYPALQAADILLYQTNLVPVGQDQKQHLELARDIAIRFNNNYGETFTIPEIYTPKMGAKIMSLQQPEQKMSKSDENPNGTILILDEEKRLTKKMKKAVTDNEGVIRYRDEQPGVKNLITIYSKLTELSVEEIENKYDGKGYGHLKVDLAEIVTDTFRPIQEAYANYMDDLSYLEKIYTEGALKAQDLAEDTMKKVRKNIGLV, translated from the coding sequence ATGACAAAGAAAAAAGTTATTTTTAGTGGAGCTCAACCTACTGGTGTGCTAACCTTAGGTAATTATTTGGGAGCTATACAGAATTGGAAGAGCTTTGAAGACACATATAATTGCTTATATTCCATTGTGGATTTACATTCATTAACAGTTCGTAATAATCCTAAAGAGTTTAAAAACGCATGTTTGTCGCTATTAGCACAATACCTTGCTTGCGGTTTAAACCCGGACAAAAACACCATATTCTTTCAATCTCATGTGCCTCAGCATAGCGAGTTAGCCTGGATTTTAAACTGTAACACTTATATGGGTGAGCTAAATCGCATGACTCAGTTTAAGGATAAGTCGGCTCAACATAAAGACAATATAAATGCTGGTCTCTTCACCTACCCAGCCCTACAGGCTGCGGACATCTTGTTATATCAGACAAACCTAGTACCTGTAGGCCAAGATCAAAAGCAGCATTTAGAGTTAGCTAGAGATATAGCTATACGCTTTAACAATAACTACGGAGAAACCTTCACCATTCCTGAGATTTACACCCCAAAAATGGGTGCAAAAATTATGAGCTTGCAGCAGCCAGAGCAAAAAATGTCTAAGTCTGATGAGAACCCTAATGGAACTATCCTTATATTAGATGAAGAAAAAAGGCTTACAAAGAAAATGAAAAAAGCTGTAACTGATAATGAAGGGGTTATCCGTTATCGAGATGAGCAGCCAGGGGTGAAAAATTTAATTACTATATACTCCAAGCTGACTGAGCTTAGTGTAGAGGAAATTGAAAATAAGTATGACGGAAAAGGTTACGGGCACCTTAAAGTAGACCTTGCAGAAATCGTAACAGATACCTTTAGACCAATTCAAGAAGCTTACGCAAATTACATGGATGACCTTAGCTATCTTGAGAAAATATACACCGAAGGTGCTCTAAAAGCACAGGATTTAGCGGAAGATACTATGAAAAAGGTCAGAAAAAATATCGGTCTAGTATAA